DNA from Halobaculum sp. XH14:
GACGCGCTCGATCTTGTGCTCGTACATGAGCTCGAGCGCCTCACGCGCGGAGACGTCCTCGGGCGCGGTGATGACCTCGTCGGTCATCGCCTCCCGGACCGCGTCGGACTCGCCGACCTCCAGGTACGGCCGGATGTCGGTGCCCGAGATGATGCCCAGCACGGCGTCGTCGTCGTCGACCACCGGCGCGCCCGAGACGCCCGCCCGCTCCATCATCTCGTCCACGTCGCGGACGGTCTGGTCGGGCGCGGCCGTGACGACGTTCTCGCGGCGGATGACGAGTTCGTCCGCGCGCTTGACGCGCTCGACCTCCGCCGCCGTCTCCTCGACGGTCATGTTTCGATGGAGGACGCCGAGGCCGCCCTCGCGGGCCATCTCGGCCGCCAGATCGCTCTCGGTGACCGTGTCCATCGCGGCCGACAGCACCGGGATCGTCAGTTCGACGTTGCGGGAGACGCGCGTGGACACGTCCGCCTCGTCGGGTTCGACGCGGCTCTCCTTGGGTCGGAGCAGCACGTCGTCGAACGTCAACGCCTCGGGCACCGCCAGCTTCTCGGAGAAGACCCCACCTGTTGAACCGTCGTTCGCCATGTTATCGGTGGGGCGCTCCGTCCCAAAAACGTTCCGAGGACCCGTGCTCCCGCCATCCGCTGACACGCTACTCGCTCACATGCACGACCGACGTCGCTCGAACTGCCACCTGAACCGGCCGCTCGAACGTGCCGCCGGCCCGGACCGCTCGAACTGCCACCGGGACGGGCCCCACGCCGGTCGCAATGGTTGCCCCAACCGACGCCCGACACCGATCATCTCGAGGCGATGGGCTATAATTGACGTGGATTCGTAGGCGAATCACCCGTCTCGGGTGCCTACCTTCGTGACCCATGCGCTCGAATCCCACACAACGCTTATTGTCACGACGTGGGTTTGAACGATCATGGACTTCGTGTCCCACTACGGTGCACGCACTGCCGGCCAGACGAGCATCCGCGCGGCGCTCGTGACAGCCTTCCGGCAGGCGACGAAACCGACGGTGGAACGCGGAGCCGCGGGCTTCCGCTGGCCGCTCCGGTTCGAATTCGGCTCGAACCCCCACGCGGAGTCGCCCGATCGCTACCACCGCGCCGCCGGTGAGGCGCACGGCTATCGCTAGATGAGTACGTCACGACACCCGATCGCGCTCCGGCTTGAGCGACGCGTCGGCGGCCCCACGCGGCTGCTCGCCACCGTCATGGGCCTCCCGCTCATCGACGGCATCTTCCCCGCGCTCGTCATCGCGGGGGCGCTGACGGTCCCGTTCGGCATCGTCGAGACCGGGCTGCTCATCTTCGGCGGCTCGGCCACGATGGCGGTCGTCCTCGCCGAGATGGAGGGAACGCCGCGCGAGAAGGCCCTCTCCATCCTGCTACTCGGCGCGGTGCTCGTTCCCGTGGCCGTCGCCGAGGCCGCGCTGGCCCAGACCATCCAGAGCCTGCTCACCGACACGTTCCACCGCTTCGCGGGCCTGGTCATCCTCGCCATCGCGGCCAAGACCGCGAGCGCGGAGGTCGGCGAGTACCTCCCGCGGCCGGGGGCGATCATCGCGCTCGGGCTCGTTGCGAGTTTCGACCCGAGCGGCGCACGGCTCACCCTCCTGCTCGACCCCGGGCTGCTCGTCCGCGCCGGGGCGGCCGCCGGGGTCGGCGTCGGCTTCGCGCTCGCGGTCGCGCTCGCGGGCGACCACCTGCGCGACCGCGTCGACATCGACCGCTTCCGGTTCGGCTCGGCGGTCGCGCTCGGGATGCTGGCGCTCTCGGTGCTCGGCCTGCTACCGACCGAACAGCCGGTCGCGCTCGGCGTGCTCTGCGTGACGGCCGTGTTCTCCTACGAGCCGAGTTCCGACGTCGCGTCCGCCGGCTCCTCGGACGACGCCGACGGGGCGACCGGCGACGGTACGAGCGGGGACGGGGCATCGGAGCCAGCACCCGCAGCCGACCACGGTGGCGAGTCGGCTCCCGCCTCGGCCCCGGACCTCGCGGCCGGCGCCGTGTCCGGATCCGCGACGGACGGCGGCTCGTCGGCCGGGATCGACCCGGTCGACGGCGACGACGCGGACGGGAGCGTGTCGGACCCCGAGGACGGCCCCAACCGCGCTCCCTGGCTGTAGCGTCCCGCCGACCGCGGGCTTTACTTCGACCGCCCCGCTTGCACCGACATGAGCAATCGCGTCGTCGAGGGGCGGATGGTCACGCCCGAGAAACTGGCCGAACTCGTCGAGGGCGAGTCGGTGATGGAAGCCGAGGACATCGCGGACGCCGACCGGCAGTGTCCCGACTGCGGCGGCGACGTCATCTCGGTCGGATACATGCCCTCGGTCACGGAGTTCGTGACCGCCTACAAGTGTCAGGAGTGCCCCTGGGGCGAGACGGATCGCTGACCGAATCGAAATCCCTTTAGGCGATTCCGGGGAAGAAACTGATGCGAGGGGTCGTGGCCAAGCCAGGCATGGCGACTGACTCCAGAGGCTGACCGCCCGGTGACGAACTCCAGACTGATATACCGAGCGTCCGACTGATCATCGGCCGCGACGACGACCCTCTGGAGGACCGAGGCGCGACAACCGGAGATATCAGTCGATCGGGGGTTCAAATCCCTCCGACCCCACTTCTCACGCGGCGTTTTCACGGTGAGTGACCCGCTCGTCTCTGCCGTGCCAACCACTTCCAGTTCCACCACACCTCCGGCGCAGTTCTATGCCCCGTACCGACCACGTACCGACCAGCGATGTCGAAACGGAAGAAACACGGCGCGTTCACCCACCTCGAAGGCGAACTCGCGTGGACCATCGCGGAGCACCGAACCCCGTCGGACGCCATCGAGACGACGCGGAAACTCGTGGAGGCAGACGAGAGCGAGCACGAACTCCTCGGCCTCTCTCCGGACTGCGAGCGGGCGATCTTCTGGGACGACGCGCTCCGTGGCGTCAGAACCGCCGGGTTCGACGCCGACGGCGTCGAGGAGTTGAGCGCGGCGGACACGGACGGCCCGCGCCGGAAGGGCGAGTACCTGCAGCGCGAGGGCGTCGCGGACTGGGCGTGGGTCCACCCGCGCCACCGGTGGCTCCGGAACCCCGTCTGAGCGGTCCGTCCCACTACCACGGCCTACCGCACGAACCAGCAGACGGCCCGCCGGTCGTTTGTCGGGCTTACCCGGCACCCTCGAACGCCTCCGTCGGGGTTACTCGAGGAAACGCGAGCATTCGAAAATCTCGGCGAAACCACCCGACGACATGGCTGTTCATACTTAATCGGCTTCGTACTGACCCCGTTCGTGTCGTCGGTCACCGCCCCGGAGTCGGGGCCGACAGAAACCCATGACCCGACACAGTCACTCACGGCCGTCTCCGCTCGGCCCGCTGCTCGCGCTCACACTCGCCTGCCTCCTCGCGACGAGTGCGTTCGCGGGCACCGCGGCCGCCGCGGGGACGACGAACGGGACGAACCCGCAGACGGGGGCACAGCAGTTCGAACCGAACAACAGCTTCGACACGGCGACGGAGATCACGCCGGGCACCTACGAGGGGCTGAACGTCACCACGTTCGACGTCGACGTCTACGAGATCGAGCTGACGGCGAACGAGTCGATGTCGGCGTCGATCAACTTCACGCACGAGGAGGGCGACCTCGAACTCTACCTCGTCGGGCCGAACGAGACGATCCTGCTCAGGAACGAGTCGGCGACCGACGGCGAGTCGTTCTCGTACGTGCCCGAGCGAAACGGCACCTTCTACCTGGTCGTGACCGGATTCCAGGGCCAGACGAACGAGTACGAACTGACGTACCGTAACGACGCGTCGCCGTTCGCGGGCGTCGAGGACGAGTTCGAGCCGAACGACGACCTCCCGAACGCGACCGCGATCGACCCCGGGTCGTACGATAACCTCACCATCACCACCGGCGACGTCGACGTGTTCGCGGTCGAGGTCGCCCAGGGCGAGATGCTCTCGTCCTCGATCAACTTCTCGCACGAGCGCGGCGACCTGGACCTCTTCCTCACGGACGAGAACGCGTCGGTTCTGCAGGTCAGCAACTCGGTGACCGACGGCGAATCGATCTCGTACGCCCCGAACGAGTCGGGAACGTACTACCTCGTCGTCTACGGCTTCGCCGGCGCGACCGGCCCCTACGACCTCTCGGTGTCGGTGACGGCGGCCGCGAACGACACCGGGACGGAAACGGCGACGGCCGAATCGGGGACGGAGACGGCTACGGAACCCGGAACGACCACGCCGACCGGGAACGCCACGACCACCGAGCCCCCGACGGGCACCGAGACGCCCGCGGGGACGGACGCTGCGACGAGTACGGAAACCGAAACGGGAACGGAAACGCCACCCACGACGGAGACGGAAACGCCGCCCGCGACGGAGACGGCGACGAACACGGAGCCCGGGACGGACACGGAGACTGACGCGGGCACCGAAAACGGGACGAACACGGGTACCGATACGGCCTCCGTGTTCCGGGGCTGATCCCGATTTCGGACCAACGAGGCGGATCGCCGACGGGCCCCCTTCGGACCCCTTTCCGCGCCGTCGATCTTCCGTTCCCCATGCTGTCGAGGTTTTTCCGCGGCGCGGACGAGGGGCCGCTCAGTCGTCCGTGAACTCCGCGGACAGCGGATCGAGGTGGTCGATCCCAACGACCGCCACGACGTCCCCCTCGTCGCGGAGGTCGGCGAGTCGCGCGGCCATGTGCTCCTCCCGCGTCTCGTTTCGGAGGTCGCAGGCGCGGGAGGCGCGACAGGAGCCGAACGCGTTCAGCATGGCCTGCGACCGTCTGATCTGTGTCCGTTCGTCGTCGGCCTGGACCTCGGGGGCGTCCTGCCAGTCGCTCTCGTGGACGACCGGCGAGTCCACCTCCAGGCGAAGCCCGGTTGAGGCCGCGACTCCCGCGCCGAGTCGGCAGACGGCCGCGCGCCTGGTCGCGGTCGAGAGGCCGCGGATCACCGTCCGCGCAGTCGAGAGTGCGGGTCGTTCCGACCAGAGCCGACGGGCCATCCGGCCCGCGAACCGGACGCTCGGGCCGTCGATGCCGACGACGCGGTCGACGCCCCCGGCCGTCCCCGGACGCGCCGCCTGGATCGCAGCGCTCATCTCTCCGCCGAACGCCGGCGGCGTCCGCGCGTCCCGCGCGTACTGTTCGAAGAGGCCGACCGCGAGCGGCGGGAGTTCGAGCGCCAGCACGTCCGGGTCGACGGACTCGATCACCGTCCGTACGCGGAACGTACTGGCCGGGTGGTCGTGGACCACCCCGACGAGGACGACGTCGCCGTCGGTCGTGGAACTCGGACGGCGACTGACGTGCTCGCCGTCGACTCGTGGGTCGTTGAATTCGATCATCGGACTCCCCCGGTTAACGGGGTCTTACCGGGCGAAACTGCGGCGTGGAGATAAGTGTTGGCTCCGCGGGTTGCCGTGGACGACAGCCGGTGCGATATCGGTCACCAGTCGGCCAATGACCGGACTGCATCCCTCTCCATACGGACCCGGAACGGCACCCGTCACGACATCACCTCTCCCCCGTACCCACCCGGCCCCGCCGCTTCCGTGCCGAGCGTCTGATCTGTGACGTGGGTGCGACGGCGTGACGGTATGAACCGCTTACCGGGCCCTCGAATCGACCCGTCGCGATCGAGTGTCGTCTGTCCATCGTTTCGAGTGGTGCCGGGACACGTCCGGATCCAGCGCCGGGTTCGGGTCGACTTCTCACCACTGGAGCGGTCTGACCGCCCCCGAGGGACGGACCTTGGGGAGCGGTCGGATCGACTCCGCGTCGACTTCGCCGCGGAGATACCTCACGCCGCGGCCAGTCAGTTCCCAGACGTCGGCCCGACGGCAGTCCATCAGCGGGGCGATCAGATCCGCGTGTGCGAGGACGTGACATCGCTCGGCGAGCCGCGATTCGGACGTCTCGAACCCGGGACACCGTGCCATCGTCCTCGCGGTCGCCCACCCCTCGTCTGCGAGGTGCTCGAGGATGCGTTCGTCCAGCGTCTCCATCCACGTTCCCATCCGTCGAACGACCATCGGGAGGGCTGGTGTCGTCATCGTACAAGAACTTCTGCGTCGGTCCCGGCTCAGACGTTGCCGTCCGCCGACGCGGACTCGCCGCCACTGTCACCCTCCGCGTCCACCTGCTCGGCGTCGAACTCCTCGTTCAGATAGTCCCGGCCGCGCTGGGTGATGACGTACACGCCGTTGCCCAGGTTGTCGAGGAACCCGTGTTCGGTCAGCTTCCTGCACCTGTTCCCGATGTGCTGTGCCCCGTACGGGATGCGGTCGTCGTTCGCGATGTCGGAGGGGAGGGTCGGCCCGTTCTCCGAGACGTATTCCAGGATCCTGTCGTCCAGCAAAACCATCCACCGGGCCGACTTCCTCATGGTGTTTCCGCGTCCGTACAGGGTATTATCCATCAGGAATAGGATACTACAACACCTTGGAAAGAACTATAGTTATCTATACAGTATTATCGTATGTTCATGAATCCGATGGCGGACGGCTCGAGTCACTCGGCCTCCGGCGAGTGGGCGGCGGTTCGTGCCACCCCCGGCCGCCGACGGTTCGTGCCCACCCACAGATGATTCCCGGAGCACACACGAGCGGGCCCGCCCGTACGGACCCAACAGGAACACGAGAGGACCGCCACCGCGTCAACCGAACCGAAGGGACGGCCACCGGTGCCGACGTACCCCGAGGTCCCGGACCGGCCGCCGGTGTCCGGGAGGCTAACCGGTGAACGTTCCCCGCACCCTCTCGGCGCTCGAGTGGGACGTCCTCTGGATGCTATCGAAACGCGGTCCGCTGAAAGGCATCGCCATCCGGCAGGAGCTGATCGACTACTACGGCGAGGAGGTGAGCCACGCGGAGGTGTATCCGAGCCTCGACGCTCTGGCCGACCTCGAACTCGTGCGGGAGGTAGCGACCGACGGCCGGCCGCGCGAGTACAAGCTCACCGAGGAGGGGCGTCGCACGCTCGCACGGCGACAGATCTGGCAGGAAGGGCTGAGCAGTTCGAACAACGGCCCGTGATCGCAGGTTCGTCGACCGTCGTCCACGATCGCACGTCACTGCGAACCCCACGGTGAATCACGTCAACCGTGTGAGCGCCGGGGGCGACTACGCGAACTCCACCAGCGTCCCCTCGTACCGGCAGTCCTCCAGCGCGTGCTTCGCGCGGATGCCGGCCTCGTGGGCCGTCGTGCCGCGTCCGACGCCGACCTTCAACTGGACGTCGGCCTCGGAGGAGACGTGGTCGATGGCGTCGCGGTACTCGTCGACGCCCAGTTCCGGGCAGACCGAGATGACGTTGTCGCCGCCGACGAAAAAGGAGAGCGCGCCGTGGGCCTCGCGCATGTAGCGCATGAGGCTGGCGTACGCCTGCTCGATGCTAATGAACGAATCGAACTCGTTGAGCCGGTCGGTGTACTTGCCGGTCGCGTCGTTCACGTCGAAGTGGGCGATCCGGAGGTCGCCCGCGCCGGGGTCGCCGACGAACTCGCCGTCGAGCGCCTCCGCGCGGTCGGCCGACTGCGCGCTCCCGGCGTTCTGGACGAGTTCGGTCGCGGTTTCGAGCGCCTCGATGGGCGACTCGTCCACGCCGGTTCCGAGGCTGATGGTCACGGGATACCGGTTTCCGATGGACTCCTGGAGGAGTTCGTGGTCGGACCGGTCGAGGCCGTTCGTCACGGCGACCATGTTGTCGAAGCGGGTGAAGAACGCGTAGCCGTCACGGGAGCCGACGAACTGCGCGAGGTCGGCGAACAGCCGGGACTGGAGCGTCTGGAGGTCCATCTCCCGGCGGGGCTCCGGCGTCACGGTCCACGGCCCGTAGTTGTCGATCTGAACGAGCGTGAGCTGCGTCGCGGTCACTGTACCGACGCTCCGGAGCCCCGACACATACGCGTTACCGTTCACGGTTTCGTGATGGGGTCGGTGTGGCCGGACCCGTCCCGGACCCGAACGTGCGCCGCCGAATCGTGACGAACTCCCGATATCACGCGTGAGTCTGTCTGACAAAGGTTTATGTGCAACAGCGTGGTACAAATTGACATGGAAGAGCGCGATTCACCGTACGTCTTTCGCGACGAAACCGAGGGCCGCGTCGGCGACCGGGACCCCAACCCGGACGGGCACGACGTGGTCATCATCGAGGGTCGCGCGATGACGTACCGCGCCTACCGCGGGAACGAGTAACCCCGCCGAGCGGGCGGCTGTGACGTTTTCGCGGCGCGAAGAAGCGGTGAGCGGTGCGACCGTCCCACCGGTCGGGTTCGGGGACGTCGCCGCCGGCAGCCTCAGAAGGCGTCGCCGGTGGCCGAGATGTCCGCGTGGAGCCCCTCGCGGAGCGCCGAGTGGACGTGACAGATGTCCTCGCCGTGTGCGACGATCGTCTCGAGCGTGTCGTCGTCGACGTCTGCCTCGACGTAGATGTCGAAGCTGATGCCCGTGAGGTCGTCGTCGTCGTCAAGATCGGCCTCGGCGTCGATCTGGACCTTGCCGAGTTCTTCGTGGCCCTCCTTCTGGCCGCCGACGCGGAACGCCGGCAGGTAACAGGACGCGTAGTCCGCGACGAGCACCTGGTTCGGCGTCGGTCCCTCCTCGCCCGTGGCGTCGACGGTCAGATCGAAGTCGCCGAGCTGGCT
Protein-coding regions in this window:
- a CDS encoding GTP cyclohydrolase III codes for the protein MTATQLTLVQIDNYGPWTVTPEPRREMDLQTLQSRLFADLAQFVGSRDGYAFFTRFDNMVAVTNGLDRSDHELLQESIGNRYPVTISLGTGVDESPIEALETATELVQNAGSAQSADRAEALDGEFVGDPGAGDLRIAHFDVNDATGKYTDRLNEFDSFISIEQAYASLMRYMREAHGALSFFVGGDNVISVCPELGVDEYRDAIDHVSSEADVQLKVGVGRGTTAHEAGIRAKHALEDCRYEGTLVEFA
- a CDS encoding DUF5794 domain-containing protein, whose translation is MSTSRHPIALRLERRVGGPTRLLATVMGLPLIDGIFPALVIAGALTVPFGIVETGLLIFGGSATMAVVLAEMEGTPREKALSILLLGAVLVPVAVAEAALAQTIQSLLTDTFHRFAGLVILAIAAKTASAEVGEYLPRPGAIIALGLVASFDPSGARLTLLLDPGLLVRAGAAAGVGVGFALAVALAGDHLRDRVDIDRFRFGSAVALGMLALSVLGLLPTEQPVALGVLCVTAVFSYEPSSDVASAGSSDDADGATGDGTSGDGASEPAPAADHGGESAPASAPDLAAGAVSGSATDGGSSAGIDPVDGDDADGSVSDPEDGPNRAPWL
- a CDS encoding repressor phrH2 encodes the protein MTTPALPMVVRRMGTWMETLDERILEHLADEGWATARTMARCPGFETSESRLAERCHVLAHADLIAPLMDCRRADVWELTGRGVRYLRGEVDAESIRPLPKVRPSGAVRPLQW
- a CDS encoding DUF5795 family protein, with translation MSNRVVEGRMVTPEKLAELVEGESVMEAEDIADADRQCPDCGGDVISVGYMPSVTEFVTAYKCQECPWGETDR
- a CDS encoding PPC domain-containing protein; protein product: MTRHSHSRPSPLGPLLALTLACLLATSAFAGTAAAAGTTNGTNPQTGAQQFEPNNSFDTATEITPGTYEGLNVTTFDVDVYEIELTANESMSASINFTHEEGDLELYLVGPNETILLRNESATDGESFSYVPERNGTFYLVVTGFQGQTNEYELTYRNDASPFAGVEDEFEPNDDLPNATAIDPGSYDNLTITTGDVDVFAVEVAQGEMLSSSINFSHERGDLDLFLTDENASVLQVSNSVTDGESISYAPNESGTYYLVVYGFAGATGPYDLSVSVTAAANDTGTETATAESGTETATEPGTTTPTGNATTTEPPTGTETPAGTDAATSTETETGTETPPTTETETPPATETATNTEPGTDTETDAGTENGTNTGTDTASVFRG
- a CDS encoding MarR family transcriptional regulator, coding for MRKSARWMVLLDDRILEYVSENGPTLPSDIANDDRIPYGAQHIGNRCRKLTEHGFLDNLGNGVYVITQRGRDYLNEEFDAEQVDAEGDSGGESASADGNV
- a CDS encoding OsmC family protein yields the protein MTDIETSTVSEEGFVSTSQLGDFDLTVDATGEEGPTPNQVLVADYASCYLPAFRVGGQKEGHEELGKVQIDAEADLDDDDDLTGISFDIYVEADVDDDTLETIVAHGEDICHVHSALREGLHADISATGDAF
- a CDS encoding PadR family transcriptional regulator; amino-acid sequence: MNVPRTLSALEWDVLWMLSKRGPLKGIAIRQELIDYYGEEVSHAEVYPSLDALADLELVREVATDGRPREYKLTEEGRRTLARRQIWQEGLSSSNNGP